The genomic window ATTTTTTTGAGCCATTATGGCCACATCTTTGAGAGAAGTCCCTGAAAAAGCTTTTATTTCAAAATTATTTATTATAGGATCAATATTTTCCAAATGAATAACTAGACCATCAAATCCTTTGTCTGATATCAATACATTACTTCCCCCACCAAGAAAAAAAATGGGTATATTTTTTTCTCTACTCCAAAAAAGTATTTCTTGAATTTCTTTTGTATTCGAAACACACGCAAACCACTTTGCCGGCCCACCTATTTTAAACGTGGTATATGGTGCAAGTCGTATATTTTCTTGAATTTTCATAGCCATGTATTTACTTTAGCACGAACAATCTCTCCTGAAAATATACTAAAATTATGCTCTCCCGAAAGAATTTGAGCATAGATTACAAATACAGGAATATCTTTCACAAAAAGTTTCATTTTTGGTGGACGAACAGCAACAACAAGTCCATATTTTTTTTCAAAAAAGTCCTTTATAGCAGGCCTATTTGTATAAGGAGATGAAAACATGAATGGTCTAAAAAAATTTTCTGACGATGAAAAATATTTTTTGTGATTTTCATGCAATATAACATAGGCACTTGCTTCTTTTGAAGGAAAATTTTCTTTTTTTTGTAATGATTTTTCTTCCATTAAGCCATTTTGAAGAAAATAAGTACAATGTCTTTTAAGAGAACAAGGCTCGCATTTTGGACTTTTCACACATACAAGTGAGCCAAAATCCATAACCGCCGAATTTATATCTTTAAAAGAAAAATTTTTATTTTTAGATAAAGAAAGTATTTCAAAAATCTTTCTCTCAAAATCTTTTGCCAACAATTTTCCATCTTTTGAACCCAGAAAAAATCTCCCGAAAACCTTAGAAAAATTTGTATCCCATGCAAGAACTTTTTCATCATTCGAAAAACTCGCAATAGCTCTCGCCGTATAGGCACCCACACCAGGAAGTTTTTCAAGCTCATTCAGATCAAGAGGAAAATTCCCATCATGCTGGGAAATAATTTTTTTTGCAGTATGGAGCATATTGCGACCACGGCGATAATAGCCAAGTCCTTGATAATAAGGTAAAAAATCTTCCCATGAAGTTTTCTCTAATATATCGAGAGTAGGAAATTTTTCAAGAAACCTTTTATAGTATACTTCTACACGAGAAACTTGCGTTTGTTGAAGCATAATTTCCGAAACCCACACCTCATAAGGTGAAATATTTGATCGTCTCCAAGGAAGATCTCTTTTGTTTTTTTCATAAAACGAAATAAGTTCTTTCACAAAGAAAGAAAGTATCTTTCTTTGTGAAAATTTTTCTCTATCTTGTTTCTTTTCGATTTTCAATACGATCTTTTCCGACATACTCTTGTAATACTTTCGGGATCAAAATGCTTCCGTCTTTTTGTTGATTATTTTCCAAAATAGCAATAAGAGGTCTTTCTGAAAAAGCAGTAGCATCATTCATATGAACGAACTCTAATGTTCCATCTAACCGCCTTACACGAGTATTTAAACGCCTTGCTTGAAAATCTCCAATAAGGTCTGAAGTGTGCGTTTCGCGATATGTATTCTGCCCCGGCATCCATGCTTCTATATCAATTTGCCTATAATCTGGCTTTCCCATATCTCCTGTACAAACAGCCAAAACTTGATAAGGAATTTCTAACGCTTTCATGAGATATTCTTGAATAGCCACGATAAAATCTTGTTCCACACGAGAAAATTCAGGAAGGGTAAATGTTTCCATCTCAAGTTTATTAAATTGATGCAGTCTTAAGATTCCTTTCATATCCTTTCCATATGATCCAGCTTCTCGACGAAATGCTCCAGAAAAGCCGACCATGCGAATCGGAAAATTCTTTTCATTAAGAATTTCATCAGCATACATCGCGCCAAGTGTATGTTCTGCGCTTCCAATAAGAGTAAGATTATCTCGATCAAGCATATACATTTCCTCTGGATCGAGTCGCCCCATACGCTTATGCATTTCAGGGCGAATCATCATCGGCGGAAATACTGGAATAAAAGGTTGAGTAGAAACATCTATATTATTTTCTTGTGCTATTTTTTTGAGAATATCTTCATTGGTGAGAGTGCGAAATGCGAACATCATCATTGCCCATTCAAGCATAACTAAATCACCCTTAAGATACACGAATCGAGAGCCACTCACCTTTACAGCTCGATTACTATCAATAAGATCCAATTCTTCTCCCAACACAAAATGCTCTTTAGGCTCAAAATCAAAGGATGGTTTTTTTCCAATCTTTCGTAAAACAACATTGCCACTTTCATCTTTTGCTATAGGAGTATCCTCGCTAGGAATATTAGGCAAAAGATACATATATTCAAAAAATTGTTCGTCAAGAAGCTTAAGCTCAGGTTCTTTTTTCTCTAATTCTTCTTTAATTCTTCTTCCTTCTTCAATAGCCCTCATTCGATATTCTTGGTCCGTTGTCTTCTTAATATTTTCATTTATCTCATTCTTTTTTGATCGAAGAAGTTCTACCTCAGCCATTAAAACTCGTCTTTTTTCATCCCTATCCAAAAGTTTATCCACATCAACCGTAATGTTCTTATTTTTAACCGCCGCCCGAACAATATCGGGATTATTTCGGACAAATTGAATATCAAGCATAAAAATATATTATTTATTTTCCCATTTTTAAAAATTTTATCTCAAAACCTATTTCCAGGCATCTCATTCCATTTCTATAGTATCAAAAATACATTCTCAAAATTTTCAACATCCATTCTCAACTGATTCAAAAAGTAAAAGTATATTTTCTTTTTTTACTTGAGAATAAAGAAAAGTATATCCTCATTTTTTGCTTTTAGCAAACATATATATCCTAACCAAAGAAATAAACTCAAAAAATTTTATTCATTCCTTTCGTTTACTCTATCGCAAAAATTAACTCACGAAAATGAGAAATAATCATTTCTGGATTACCTTTTTCTAAAGTCTCTCTCAGATGAAACCCAAAATCAACAGCTATTGTCTTGAGGCCAAATTCATTTGCTTCCAGAATATCTCCCAGGGTATCTGTTACAAAAATACTTTCATTTTTTTCTAAAAAATATTTTTTAAACACATATTCAAATTTTTTTATTTTTGAATAAGCAAATTTACTTCCCAAGATCTCCAAAAAAATATCTCTCACCCCATTATTTTCAAGATACTGACAAATAACATGTTCATCCCCCGAGCTGATAACGAATAATTTTTTCTTTTTTGATAATTCAGTAAGAGTTTCAAATATTGTTTTTTCCATTGTAAGATTTTCAAAACATTCACGAACATAGTCTCTATATTTTAACCAATCTATTTTCTTAAGAGCTTCTATATCATGACTATAAAAATTACCATTATGCATACTTCGATATTCTTCTTCCGAAATAGGATAACCCGTAAATTCTCTCAATTTTTCCAAATGCAAATTAAAGGTATTATAAAGAACTCCATCAAAATCAAAAAGGATAGTTTTCATTGTCATGCTTATATAATTTTCTACTTAAATAATAGGAAGTTCTAGATCTCCATAATTTCCCCTAATTGAGGTATAAATACACGAGAAGTAAGATTTTCTTTTGCAAAAAGGGAAAGTGCGTCCAAAGCATCAGGGTCTCCATGTTGCAAAATAAGATTTTTATGTTCAATATTTCTCATAACCTCATGAAGGGAATCCTTATCTAAATGTGCCGAAAAATTAAATTTTCTCATATGACATTGTACGGGAATAGGCATATCATTTTCATCAAAAAAGACATGATCATCATACATTGACCTTCCTTGTGTCCCATTGGTTTGATATCCAGTAAGAAGAATAAAGTTATTCTTTTCTTCTACAAATTCTTTTGCATAAAAAGATGCGGGACCACCCTCTACCATACCAGAAGTCGAAACGATAATAACACCTTTTTCTTGAGCAACACGTTCACGATCTCTTTTGTATACTTTTTTTATGCCACGAGCTATCCGGGTAAGTCGTTCTTTATTCTGGATATAAGGATCCTGGGCATAAAGAACGTGATCGAGAAGCTTTCTTGCCATTCCATCCAAATAAATAGGATTTTTTCCTACAAAATAATCCAATATCATCAATATTTCTTGACTTCTCCCTACTCCAAAAACAGGGATAAGTGCAGAACCACCAAGATTCATACAAGTCTCTATAGAGCGAATAAAGGCTTCTTCAGTAAGTGCTCTTTCAGGATGATTTCTCGTTCCAT from Candidatus Moraniibacteriota bacterium includes these protein-coding regions:
- a CDS encoding HAD family hydrolase — encoded protein: MKTILFDFDGVLYNTFNLHLEKLREFTGYPISEEEYRSMHNGNFYSHDIEALKKIDWLKYRDYVRECFENLTMEKTIFETLTELSKKKKLFVISSGDEHVICQYLENNGVRDIFLEILGSKFAYSKIKKFEYVFKKYFLEKNESIFVTDTLGDILEANEFGLKTIAVDFGFHLRETLEKGNPEMIISHFRELIFAIE
- a CDS encoding MBL fold metallo-hydrolase; translation: MKILFHGAAREIGKSCIEVESRGQRYLLDAGVKFIGGGIQYPQYLEDIQGVDAVFLSHAHLDHSGALAFFEKKRLGSPIYTTKLTWQITKMLLEDTRHLEQLRRVRPTFNAQDILRVEEDIVFVDYDKEYTTKDGMVKFRYLNSGHIPGGASVLLELEGRKLLYTADFNTQHTQLMIPSKIAQECPVVDTLIVEGTYGTRNHPERALTEEAFIRSIETCMNLGGSALIPVFGVGRSQEILMILDYFVGKNPIYLDGMARKLLDHVLYAQDPYIQNKERLTRIARGIKKVYKRDRERVAQEKGVIIVSTSGMVEGGPASFYAKEFVEEKNNFILLTGYQTNGTQGRSMYDDHVFFDENDMPIPVQCHMRKFNFSAHLDKDSLHEVMRNIEHKNLILQHGDPDALDALSLFAKENLTSRVFIPQLGEIMEI
- a CDS encoding A/G-specific adenine glycosylase — encoded protein: MSEKIVLKIEKKQDREKFSQRKILSFFVKELISFYEKNKRDLPWRRSNISPYEVWVSEIMLQQTQVSRVEVYYKRFLEKFPTLDILEKTSWEDFLPYYQGLGYYRRGRNMLHTAKKIISQHDGNFPLDLNELEKLPGVGAYTARAIASFSNDEKVLAWDTNFSKVFGRFFLGSKDGKLLAKDFERKIFEILSLSKNKNFSFKDINSAVMDFGSLVCVKSPKCEPCSLKRHCTYFLQNGLMEEKSLQKKENFPSKEASAYVILHENHKKYFSSSENFFRPFMFSSPYTNRPAIKDFFEKKYGLVVAVRPPKMKLFVKDIPVFVIYAQILSGEHNFSIFSGEIVRAKVNTWL
- the serS gene encoding serine--tRNA ligase, with the translated sequence MLDIQFVRNNPDIVRAAVKNKNITVDVDKLLDRDEKRRVLMAEVELLRSKKNEINENIKKTTDQEYRMRAIEEGRRIKEELEKKEPELKLLDEQFFEYMYLLPNIPSEDTPIAKDESGNVVLRKIGKKPSFDFEPKEHFVLGEELDLIDSNRAVKVSGSRFVYLKGDLVMLEWAMMMFAFRTLTNEDILKKIAQENNIDVSTQPFIPVFPPMMIRPEMHKRMGRLDPEEMYMLDRDNLTLIGSAEHTLGAMYADEILNEKNFPIRMVGFSGAFRREAGSYGKDMKGILRLHQFNKLEMETFTLPEFSRVEQDFIVAIQEYLMKALEIPYQVLAVCTGDMGKPDYRQIDIEAWMPGQNTYRETHTSDLIGDFQARRLNTRVRRLDGTLEFVHMNDATAFSERPLIAILENNQQKDGSILIPKVLQEYVGKDRIENRKETR